The sequence TGTGGCGACCCGCGGACTTTTGCCCGCTGAGTCCGACTGTTCTCCCGATGAGCGAAGACGGACGCGGGGACCGAACCGGGGACGCGCCCGGAGGCGAGTCGTCCGGGAGCGGTCGGGAGTCGTCCGGGAGCGGCCGGAACTCCTCGGACGAGGAGCGCCCGACGCCGCCGACCGACCGCGAGGAGCCGGTCGGCCAGCCAGTCGTGCGCGGCGACGCCGCCGTCGCGGGGCAGGCCGCCGAGCGGGCCAAGGCCTTCGACCCAACCGACCCCGAGAGCGTCGCGGAGGCCGCCGAGACGGTCGCGTCCTTCGCGGCAAACACTGCCGGAGCCGAGGACAACGTGTTCATGCTCCGGGGCGCGGCCGCCTGCGCGGCGCTGGTGCGCGGGGAAGGCTCGTACAAGGCGGCCGCCGAGCGCGCGGGCGGCGACGTGACGGTCGCGTTCATCCGCAAGTGGGCGCGGGTCCACGACCTGCCACAGTCCATCCGGCGCTACGTGGCGATGGGACAGGTCGCGCCGACCGCCGCCAAGCACATCGCGCGGGTCGGCGGCGAGGACCGCTTCGAACTCGCGTGGGCCGTCCTCGATGGTGACCTGACCGTCCGGGAGGTCCGGTCGGTCGCCAGTTCGGTCAACGCCGGGACGCCGGTCGAGGAGGCCCTGTCGGACCACGGCGTTCGTCCCGGCCGCGTCACGCTTTCGCTCCCCTCTGAGACCTACCGGGAACTGCGCCGCGCCGCGGCGATGGAGGGCAAAGACCCCGAGGAGGTCGTCGCCGAGGCGCTGGACGAGAAGTTCTCGTGAAGTGGGGAAGACGGTCCTGTTGGAACTATGACGCCCCGGAACTACTAATAGCTCCACCACATCCGACCATTCACACCCTTTCCAACTACCCGACAGCTTAGTCGAACTAAGTTATACCCCCACAAGTCCATTAATCCTAATTGGCAGATACAGGCCGCCAATACCGATTCTAGATTTAATTCGGTATATTTTCTTTGGGAAAATATCTCGTATTTGCAGGGTGGGGTTTGGCTTTATATGTGACATCCCGGAACCACCAGCTATGGCACAAGAAATCGCAGTCTTAGTCATCATCGCCCTTGCCGCAGGTGCAGACGGAACGTCTCTGCTTCAGAACCTCACGACCACTCTCGGACCACTCGCTACGTTTTCAGTAGCACCCATCTCAGTCCCTATTCACATCTACCTCTCCGCTCAGATTTCCTTATTCTCAACTAATAGTGACGAAGACGGAGAAGATGAGGACGACGAAGACGACGAGGAACTCAAGGCCGGTGGAGTCGTTATTGAATGGTGAGACAGGTCCGACTCGTCTAAATACAAGCTAGAGCGCCTACCGTCGGACGATTTAGCGAAACTCCGAGTAGAGCAAACGAGTACTATCGGAAGCGGTAGCGATTATCGCCACTCAGATGCCCAGTCGGTAGATGTTGTTCCGGTACAACTCCTTCACGTCCTCGTAGTACGTGTGCAGATACGCGTGAATCGGCTCGTTCATCGACCCCTTCCGCACCGAATCACCGCGCATGTACTTCATCAACTCCTCGTTCGCGTTCTACTGGACGTGCCACCACGTCGTGAACCGATGCCGCCCGAAGTGCGACGTGACCGGCTTGTACTCCTCTATCTCCCTGACTCTAAATAGAACACTTTCTCCCGCGAGAAGTTGACGAGTATCTGATTCCTCTCGATGGGGCCTACTTGAGGAACGCTTTCGCCGCGTCCGCAAGCACCTCGCCAGCGGTCAGCACCTCGGCCCACCGAATCGTCTCGTCGGGGAAGTGGGCCTGCTCGATGGTCCCCGGTCCGAACATCACGGTCGGGATTCCGGCCTCGACGTACCAGCGAGCGTCCGCGCCGTAGGTCGCGCCCTGCGGTTCGGTCCGCGAACCGCCGAGGTCGTTCGC is a genomic window of Halorussus salinus containing:
- a CDS encoding DUF7119 family protein, translated to MSEDGRGDRTGDAPGGESSGSGRESSGSGRNSSDEERPTPPTDREEPVGQPVVRGDAAVAGQAAERAKAFDPTDPESVAEAAETVASFAANTAGAEDNVFMLRGAAACAALVRGEGSYKAAAERAGGDVTVAFIRKWARVHDLPQSIRRYVAMGQVAPTAAKHIARVGGEDRFELAWAVLDGDLTVREVRSVASSVNAGTPVEEALSDHGVRPGRVTLSLPSETYRELRRAAAMEGKDPEEVVAEALDEKFS
- a CDS encoding integrase, whose product is MKYMRGDSVRKGSMNEPIHAYLHTYYEDVKELYRNNIYRLGI